The Oreochromis aureus strain Israel breed Guangdong linkage group 15, ZZ_aureus, whole genome shotgun sequence genome contains the following window.
gacagaaaaataaagttggcgTTATAGGTGATTTACTTGGGTAAGTCCCTGCAACATGCTAAAATACTGCTTCATTTTTACATGCCAAAGACTCCACGACCTACTGTAACACAGACTAGAAGATAAAACAGTGCATTCTTTAAATACACAACTCTGTGTGCTGAGCTTCAACTTTAGTtactaaaaacataaagaaaaccaAAATCTCAGGTAAACTATTTTTATTCTAGACATGTTTTTACAGGATAAGAATTCAGaaatatgtgatttttttaaaaacaaaacaacactctGAAGACTTATTTTACACATCCCCCATCATGCACCGCTGCCATCAAAACAAAGAGCAGTTTCTGTTCCTTCTGTGACACTCACAGGTCCAGTACAGTACATTCAGGAACTGAAGACAttatttacaaacacacacatgataAAGTTGATCATTTTACATCCATTTACATCTTAAAAACTGTGCATTTCAAGAAGAAACAGTTCAGCAGTATGTAATAAAGTACCACGTGACAGGACGGTACATTTTGAAAACTTGCTGGATTTCAAAATGAACTTGCTCTTTCTCTGAGTAGCTGAGAAAGATAAACCAGAgaatacatttttaacatatGATAAAAGATGTGTGAGAACTGAGTAAATCAAAGACATCAATAAGCATTCAAAAAGAGAACTTCAGAGGCCATGCATGCAGTTATTGCACATAGTGTCAGATTGTTGTTGTCAGATTTGCATGATAGTGGCGAGCTGTCGCAGCAGCTAATGGAAAAATCACCAGTGACCTTTGAATATACAGTACTGATAAGCTGAAAGGTCTATAACTGATCTATAAGCACGTATGGAAGGTGTCCCTGAAACTTTTTCCTCCGTGTTGATGCAAAAGAAGTAACTAAACCTGAAAATCAAAAGTGAGCTTGTTAAGCTCTCACACGATGTTCAGCATGGGAGTGAAGATGAATTCTGGAGATGAGGTGAAGCGGAAAATGGAAGGTTTTCATGTTGGAAATGTCATCAAAGTGTAAAACCTTTCAGCCTGGGATTGCATGGTGATGCATTCTCAGTCAAAACTTTCCactcaaacaaaataaaagcccctACTTTCTGTGTGCAGCCAGTTATTGGGACCCATTTTAAAACTGGCCTCTAGCAGCTGTTTCGTTGTGCAAATTGCATCTGTGAATTATCAACTTGGTAATTTAGAAATTTGAGCTTACTGGCATGTGCCACGATCTTCATCTACGGCACGTGCCAGCACGCGCTTCCTTCAACCAGACTCCAAGTGAACTCGGAGGTGTAATCACGGCCACATGTGGATTTAGGCATTCTTTTAAAGTGGAAACACTCCCATTCTTCATACTGGACTACTCAAACGCTTCGAATGACAACGTCATTCATGGTTCTATAGCAGGGGCATCAAACATAAGGTCTGGGGTCCACAATTGGACATTCATACCACACCAGAGTGATTAAGTGTAGATATTAGTAATTGATTCCTGTCTTTTCACTTTCTATAAGTCTGGTGGGCTGTCTGTGGCCCATGATGTAAAATTAATTTGGCATCCCTATTTTACAGGAACTAACAAAGGATACCATGCTTTAGTTATTTCCGTCATTTTGGATACTTTTATAACTTTAGACAGTGTCAGCTGCAGAGTTTTAGTAACATATCCCATTCAAACAGGTTTGGATATCCACATTTGCAAAGCTGTCTCTAAATTCATGTGCTTAGTTGGCaggtttttaaagatttttaaatattaaaagcaTCAGAAATGTTCAGTGTAGTTTTTAGTCAACAGAAGTGAGGCTATTTCAGTGGTCGAACAACCCAAATCTGGTGCTCTACAGAGGGGGCAAAGTTTGTAGGGGTCACTACATCTCCTGTGTTGTCACCTAGTGCAACAGTGTGGTTCACTCAAGCTGTTAAACACAGTGAGACCCAGAGCAGTGATGTACAGTAGACTCTGGATACACAGGAAGTGCTTGCTTTGCGTTTCTGGTCTGAAGAAAATCTAAAATCTCATTTATCGCCCGTTAAGTATTCCTTAGTGGCCGGATACCCCCGATACAAATTAACAGCGAAGAAAAATTGAAAGCTAACTGCGAGGCTGGGTTGTCAGTGTAACTGTATTATGTTCTGGCTTGAGGTTtgccacagcagcagcatgcaTCTCAATTTCGAGACCACCAAACACAAAGTGACACCTACATACACACTACCCATGCAGACTCTTCCTCTCCCAACTCTTTTGTTTGAGATATAGTGCAATAAGACGTCCTAGTATTACAAAAGCAGGATTTTTAACACTTACAagaaatttatatttataatatatttaGATTTAGGTTATGTACACTAGTCAAACAGTGAGCTGTGCATCACATGTGTCTCTTTTCTGTGAGATAGCTGACAGCAGCATACTCTGTATCTCTTGGGTTGATCTCAACAACCGTTGGAGGTCTTTTGGGGAAGTCCAAGACGCTGTAGATCACCGAGGGTGCAGAGACGCTGCTCGACGACGCCACTGATTCCTGCAAAGACAACTCGAGTCAGGCTGAAGAATTTCCAGgcttatttttttctctaacaGCAGATCAAAATTTTTCTTACCTGCACTGTGGGAGTGGAGCTTTGcgggctttgttgttgttgttgtttgtctgCATGAGAAGAAAAGCAGCTGAAATGTTACAAACTGGGTGAAATCGGTCATGTATACTGTATTTTGAGTTTTGCAGAAGAAGCATTCGTGGGACGCTCGAATCAAAAATTTCTTATCAAATTGATCGTTACAGCCCGTCAACCACGTCAGTTTATGCCTGATTTACATATTTTCCATTGTCATACTTTAAAAAAAGCGTGAAAATAGTCAAATCTCAACGTTAAAGACATAAATGCCGCATGTTTTGGAATTTTTTAGCTCATAGGAAGTAGGGAGTAGGAGTATGCCGCAGCACCCAGGAGTATGAAGGAAATAACATCCAAGATACGTTTCTGATTCAtcagataaggaaaaaaaatgttagacGTTCACAAAAAAAGCAATTAACCATCAAATACATCAAAAGCACGAATCCACGTCAAATACGTCGTAACCACATAGAGTGTTCGTGCTGTTGCGCAGGAGACCGGGTTTCACTTTGCCGGTTTAGagtaaacacaaactaaacattATCATTGCAATGATAGTGTTAATGTTCAGTTACTGAGCTCAATGATAAGATTGCATGTGTATTCCTGAGCTTTTTTTACGCTAATATCAGCATTTTGTTACCTTTACACAGAGTTACGATTGCTTTTTACATACTTAATGCTAAGCTAGGCTTAGCATCACCTCCTGATCCCGCCTctagaaaaagaaatataaaaaaaaagctatCGATATTCTTACATAAATACcattaattaaacaaattagcGCTCAGATTAAGTGATAGCAAGCCAAAATTATGGACGACGAAGAATTTTATGCTTAACAATATTTTTTCAACAAATAATGATCATAATAAGCTGTGCTaaagtaaaatgttttaattttgtttaagtTTAACTACAGTTTgtgacaaaatgttttagtCAAGCCTGACTTTTATAATGTAGTTTTAGGTCTAAGCTTTTCGTAAGTTTATGCCGAACAAGTCATGTTGTCTTTATCCTCTAGCGGTGCAAATGCACCAGGACAAGTTGCCAAAGAAAGAGAGCAGTTTATCTCCAACATCTCTCGGTTTTGTGCAAAACTTCTGCTCGTGGACAGCGGCCGGGCCCTGTTAGCACGGCACGATGCAGGAGTGCGCAGTCAGCAATTGCTTGCATTTGTATACATGTACGGGAACTCTTCTAGTGCGGTTTCTGAGGTCACGGGGGCTGTCAGATTATTTCAGCGCGGCAGCGTTCCTACTCAAAGTAGGCCAGAGGGGTTTGTCTTTGAAGTGAAAGCGCACTCGTATTAGTGAACAAATAATGCAAGCTCTTTCTTTCCACCCGTCTCTCGGTGATAGTAGGCACAATTAGATTTACATGCACTGAAGGAggacttattttcaaaagagaTGAATCATCGCATCTATCAGAAGGATGTGAAACTGCAATCTGGTTTGCATTTTTGAGCATCTAACCACACAACTGCAAATTTTTTCCACAGAATAACAAGTGTTTCCTTACCATTACTTTGTTTGCTTGAAAAACTAGAAAATACTACTTACTGCAGCCCCGCACATGGAATTCGGCTTTCATACCCCTTGATTATTTATATGCGGAGAATATTGAATTAAAGGTTCCTGATGTGTTTTATTCCAACTCAGCTGACACTACGTTCAGACTACAGCATGGAAATGAGAATAAAATCCTAcgtctccaaaaaaaaaaaaagaaagttctgGCCACACCCTGATAACAGCCACAACATGTCAGTGAACAAGAAAAGTGAAGGTGAAGATTGTTTTTGGACCATATATTTTCTTACCTTTGGGTCTCACGAGACTACAGATCAACCATGGGAGTACTGTTGCTAACAGAACCACAGGTAAAACCgcgaagatgatgatgatgttactGGTGGGAAAGGAACTGGAACTTTCATTGACATGAATTGTGGGTTCAGTCGACGGCAGTGGAGCTGTAGGAGTTAAAAGAAAGTCATGAAAATATGTGAGCTTCTCTCATATTTTCTCACTGCGTTtatgaaaagaaatgaaacaaaaaataaaaatgattaaagacACTGAATATGTTTAGATCCCAATGGATCTATGCATATTTCCCCAGTACATATAGACTAATGCAGTATAATGCATGTTTATAACATACATCAGCAACAGAAATAAAGTATGGTAGGCAGTAAAATTACACAATTTGACTCTTTCTTATGGGCTGTAAGCTGACACTGCAAACCAATGAGAATGTGAAACAGTGATCAGTTTTTCTGTAATCAATAACAAATAACATACTGAATATGTGAATAATAACCAAGCAGTCACAAAAGGCTCATTAATCTCATCTATAATGGGACTGTACATCAGTCAATCTCATATCAGCTGCTTTGCGCTCAAACATCTCAGCAGCTCCACGAATGACGCAAATTGTGATTCTGTGAGGATAAATGTAACTGACACTGCTGTTTGTGTCCCCCTGTGAATGCACTGCAAACCCTTTGATGTGCCTGATTTTCAAGCTAGCTTCCTTGTCAGGTAGAGAGGTAAATTTGCTCAGTAGCTCAGTTATGACCAAATATTTGCAAacataatttatatttaatgctAGAACATGTTGACACGCTAGCTAGCTTTGATTGCCTAGATTGTAAAGCTGGTTAATGTACACCTGCTGGATAGCAAGATGCTGGCATAGTGACATCAGTATTTAGCATTTAGGTCAAAGCATCAGTGCTATTTAGTCAACCAGGCTAGGAAATAAAGGCGGTATTATTACCCTACTGCTCTGGTAAGTATCTACAGCAGACAGGACTGACTGAATGTCAGCTATCCTTTAAAGGCTCGGCAATACGAGCTGAGAACGAGGAGCTATTTTTCCTTggttatttaaatatttctgttCTAACTGAGCCTTTATCAACAATGTAGCAAAAACATACGTTGCAGGACCTTGTGAcaatcatatttaatttattctaCTGTTTTAATAGTGTGTTAGTGACTTATTTTCATATGGGCTTAAACTTTTGACTAACTGGTTAACAACAACTGTGGATCTATGACACTTATACACACtatatggtttttatatttaatgcaGTCAATTCTAGCAGACACAATTAATTAAAGTGATCATTTTAATTTGGAATAGTATTTTCAAGGATATTAGGaatgatgatgtcatttatTACAGGACCTAGAATAAGGAGACAAACATTGAGGAAGTAAAGGTTGTGAGGAATTAGTGTACTACATATGGCTGCTCTGTTTGTAGGAATATAATGGGAACATCATTTTCACTCCACTTTAGTCTGCACTCAATATTGCTCTACTGTGTGTTAAAGTTGTTTCCATTATGTGCAGCTTATAATCATAACAAATGTCCTTACCTGTACTGCTTATGTTCCTTTCTTCAACAATCAGCTTCACTTCATTACTTTTTATTGGGATGCCACCAAATAAACTGGCCCAGTAGGTGTTAGTGTGGTTTAGAGTGAGATTTGTGATGTGGTAAAATACAGAATTGTTTTTGGGGTAAATATCAAAGGAACTTTTCCCACTTTTAAAATCATCAATCTTTTTCTCGCCTGTTGTATAAATTCCAATTTGACTGTTTTCAGTAATGCTaacattaaatgtaaatttaagGGTGATGTTGCTGCCAAAGATCCCGATGGGTTCTGCATGGCTGGGGTCTGTATGGAGACAGAAGAGGAGATTTGCATTATAAACACTGATAGGCTCACATTAGTGGAGAAATTAGTTTgatgtttttatgcttttcaatttaaatttaataaatccaTAATGATGCGTCAGTCTCCAACATGAACACATGATCACGCTCCGCTTTGTGTTCCTATAGTATTTTAAACTGATGCTCTTCAGTATACAGTGTAAGCTGTGGGTAGTTGGAAGAAAGCAGTAGTGAAAACAGAATAGTCCATGTGACATCTTGTGTGTTAGAGACATCAGTTGGTTTAATCCTCAAAAACCTAAAAGCCACAGAAGCAGCACAGGACGACTGATCCTCTCCACAAAGGAAACAAGCGGGTCACTTTTCCCTTCTGCTCACTACCTTAGTACAAGTACCACAGTTACTTTCCATCACTGACAGTAAAACTACAGAGTAGTGTTTAAACTAGGCTAAGCCACAGTGAAATGCCAGCAGTGCTGGATCAGTCTACACAGCCATATAGCCACCAGCACCAAGGTGAAGTTCAGACTGACTTACCTGATTTATCTAACTGCCATCTGTTTCTAAAGTTCAGTGTTAGCTCACATATAGAAATGGGATAAGTAACTTTTCTTAGATGTGTCATCTCCTCTCTTTGAAAGTCTCTCTTCTGTAGAAACTATGTGATTTGGTGATTACAAACCTTTAAATAGCAAGTACTTATATTTAAACAGGAGTCTGGGTGTTTGGACACCTACTAAAAACAGGAACGGAAACTGATAAAGTTCAAATATATTCTCTTACATGCTAAAAGGTGAAGACACCATCCTTCCATTCTCTTCTGTTTATTAAGTTCAGGATGGCGGGGGGACTGGAGCTACTGCGGTGTCTTTTTCCAAACCAATCAGCCCAAATCAGCTTTTTCTATCTATGTATCTATGTTATatatctattttattattattattttcaagtttttttcaagtttttttcTCTAAACATGTGTGAAGTAGCACGGGATGTCTCCATAAGCATTTGAGGGCTTGTGGTATTAGTACGATCGCTTGTTTTTGGCTACATAAAAGTGTGATTGCTATATTTGTTTAACATCAGAACGTACACATTATGAGCCAGGACTAAATTCACAATGCCTCAGACTAGCTTTAACTTGCTGCAATGCCTTTTTCACCTCAGACACAAGCACACAGCGTTTTATCCAGAACGTGTCAGTGTTTTCAACATTTATGAAACACCCAGTTCTCTGTTTTAATATCGCTCGTCTGTGATAAAACTCTAACAGATACCACAGCAAAACTTAGAACAAACCACTTGTGGAAACAGGGTTACCAACAAATACAGTTGAGTCACAAAACCAGAGCTTTGTGGAACTCCCCAATTATGATTCAGTAATGGTAATTGAGTGGGGGGAAACTGAGTTGTCATTAGAGACCTACTACAACGAGTTACATGCAAAATATTCAGTGCATTAACTAACTGTCAGAGGAATCAGAGAACGATAAATGTAACAGACAGTCGAGTCCATCATCTGCTGCCAGGACACAAAACCTCTCACACGTCACGGAGTAAAACACAGTTACGAACGAGACGGCTTACCGTTGAACACCATGTGAGCTGTGACGATCAAAACTAGCCCGAGAGGCTTTGTGATGGTGTTTTCACCCATGATGGAAGCGTTAGGCTGCTCGGAGGCCTCTTGCGATGGCGCTTGGGCTTTGACCTTTCTGTGTGTGCGTTTTTTTCGGCTGCCCCTGTGATGTAAAGCCTAAACTCTACACTTCTACACAAGTGACAGCTTCTGTGCCTGCCTGGAGGAAACTGTAGACAGGAACTTACACCAACACCAATTTATCTAGCTTCGGTATCATAAGCGCCTCCCGTAACGGAAGACTTCAAAGGGGTTCATGGACATGTGGTGCAGACTGTGAGGAGGATGTCACTCACATGATGTGGGTAAAGTCAGGAAGAGTAAATAGTTTCCTTCATATTCTGGGGGAGAACGTAGACTCTTACATCCTGTTTCTCTTAGAGGAcaaattaaagtttaaatttagaacatggaaaaacaaacagcactcttttttcacttttcattaaacatgaatgtatttttcttgttttctgctGAGGTTTTGCAACATTCATCTTGTATGAACAGGTTCAGGAGTGCTCAACACGACATCAGAAAGGATCTGAACTTCTAAGAATTCCAGCAGCAACTTTTCTTCTTAGAAACAACACTCAGTATCCTGCATGTCCACAGAGATCTGCAGATTAGAAGATAAATGCACATTTTCATGTTTCCTTCCAACTACAGGTATTCATGAGTaaataaacacaattttatttcaaataaaaggAGCCATCGTTTTAGGTCCACGTGCATGCCAGCTTCCCTGTGCGTGACTGTGATTGTGAATTATCGCACATTACCACTGACAGACTGCAAAGAATGGCCTAATAAAACATGTTTCATGAAGCAAAAAATAGTTCGCTGTGAGCAGCTGGAGCTCAAACATCGACCGCTGTAACCACAGCTGTCTGCAGGTTTGATCTTTATTGAACACCAGACTTGTTTTTTTTGAAAGTTCATCTGATTAGAGTGAATTTATCAAGAAGCGTCTGTGACCTGACAACCTG
Protein-coding sequences here:
- the LOC120433087 gene encoding uncharacterized protein LOC120433087; translated protein: MGENTITKPLGLVLIVTAHMVFNDPSHAEPIGIFGSNITLKFTFNVSITENSQIGIYTTGEKKIDDFKSGKSSFDIYPKNNSVFYHITNLTLNHTNTYWASLFGGIPIKSNEVKLIVEERNISSTAPLPSTEPTIHVNESSSSFPTSNIIIIFAVLPVVLLATVLPWLICSLVRPKDKQQQQQSPQSSTPTVQESVASSSSVSAPSVIYSVLDFPKRPPTVVEINPRDTEYAAVSYLTEKRHM